The window ACCGTGCTGCACTGACGCCGTTTGCTGAGTAGTCTCCCAAGTGTTGACCGATCGGTCTAAACTGCGTAAGTTTGGTTACAGCAGGTACAATTTTCGCGAGACAAAACCATGCCGTGGGAAAAATCATTTGACGAGTCCGATGTGATCGAGCGGGCGATGGAGGTCTTCTGGGAAAAGGGGTATGCCGCGACATCAATCTCTGACATCACGAGTGCGACCGGAATCAAGCGTGGCAGCCTCTACAACGCATTCGATGGCAAACACGATATTTTTATTCGGGCGCTTCAGAAGTATGGTGACGAACGCCGGACGAGCAAGCTACAGATATTGGAAACCGTCGACGATCCTTGTGAAGCAATTGCGTTGTTCTTCGACTTTACGGTCGAGAGCACATTGAATGATCCCGAGAGAAAAGGGTGTTTGCTGTTCAATACCGCGCTTGACTATTCATTGCACGACGACGATGTGAAACGAGTCGTTTCCGATGGAATTCAGGAGGTCGTCACATTTTTCGAACGGCAAATCACGCGTGGCAAGGAACGCGGAGACATTCCCGACACCGTTGAAGTACGGCCGACCGCGAAAGCCCTCGTCGCCTTGGTGGTTGGGATCCGAGTACTGGGGCGTGGGGCGATTGAGAAAACAGCGTTGCGGCAGATTTCTTGTCAAGCAATCCGTCTGATTTCATAGGTAGTGGCTGAGATTCTCAGCGGGAAGTTCTGGCGAAAGTCGACGGGCTTTTCTGGGCAGCACGCTTTCACGGGCTTTCTCAGACGCTAGGGTGGGACCCCACATGGTCTTGGAAGCAGTGCGGATCGAAGAGTGTTTCGTGCTGTCAAAAAATACGAACATACTATTTTCCCCGGCATGTTAAATGCTCGCTATCCGCGTTGGTTTGTGAGTGCCACGCAGGTGGAACGTTTTGTCGTGACGATGGACTGCCGTAGCTTTCCGAACATGCCATCAAATTGGAGAAATGAAATGAAGACAAGATCAATTTCACTTGCCGTTTCCATGTTCGTAATGGGGCTCACGGGCAACGCCTATGGGCAGGTAGCCAGTGGCGCCGTTTCAACTCGAGGGGGACAACCGATGCCCACGCCCAAGATTTTGATTTTCGACGTCAATGAAACCCTGCTGGATCTGACGCCGCTGAAGGCGTCTGTCGGTGAAGCTCTCCACGGCCGGGAAGACCTTTTGCCGCTCTGGTTCTCGACGATACTTCACTACTCGCTAGTGGAAACTTTGAGCGGTGAGTACCATAGCTTTGGCGAGATTGGAACGGCTGCCTTAATGATGGTTGCCGAAACGAAAGGCATTGAACTCACTTCTGACAGAGCGAAGGAGGCAATTGTCACACCACTCCGTTCGCTTCCGCCACATGCGGATGTCATCGCGGGACTGAGAGCACTCAAGGATGATGGTTTTCGGATCGTGAGTTTGACCAATTCATCGGCGATCGGGGTTGAGACGCAATTTCGAAATGCGGGGTTGATCGATCTGTTTGAGACGCGTTACAGCGTGGACAGCGTAAAAAAATTCAAGCCGCACCCAGACACCTACCGCTTCGTTCTCAAAGAATTGGGCGTGCAGCCAGAAGAGGTTCTCATGGTTGCCGCACACGCATGGGACTTGGCTGGCGCAAAAAATGTCGGTCTGCAAACCGCGTTCATTGCTCGTCCCGGTAAGACACTTTATCCAAACGTCGCTAAGCCCGACTACGTCGTGAGCGATTTAGCGGAACTCCAAAAAGCCTTGAAAGTGTCGTCGCAACGAGATCAAGCGAACTCGCTTGAAAAGCCGAACGCACCTACAGCGGTAGGCGATACCGCATCGCTTTCGGCGCAACTCCAAGAAAAGGCTGCCGCGAACGCGGCAAATTATCCTGCGGACGTGGTGCAGACCTACGCGCAAGGTATCGAGATCGTCCGGGCGACCGACATCGAAGAATCTGCAAAGCAGGTGGGGGAGATGGCTATCGACGCCCAGCTTTCTGGTTGGAAGGGCGAGCAGGTCAGGCTCAGTGACCTGTGGCAGGACGGGCCCATTGTATTGATGTGGTACCGAGGAGGTTGGTGCCCTTATTGCAACCTCCAACTTCGCGCCATGCAACAAGCCATCGACCAGATCGAACATGCCGGAGCCAAGTTGGTTGTGTTGACACCGGAGTTGCCCGAAAAGGCGAGAGCGACGGCCGAGGCGAATGAACTAGACATCGTGGCATTGCACGATAGGGACAGCGCCGTTGCAAGAAAGTATGGCCTCGTGTTTCAGCTGCCGGAAGTGATCATTCCGGCCTACCGCGACAAGCTCAGGTTGCCCGAATACAACGGCAACGATGCCATGGAGTTGCCGCTTTCCGCGACGTACGTCATCGACAAGTCCGGCAGGATCACATTTGCGTTCCTTGACGCTGACTACAAGAAACGGGCCGAACCGGCGGATGTGATCAAAGCAGTTCAGGCCGCTGCTCGCTAGCAGTCACTCAAGTCTTGTCGCGATTTAGTGACAAGTGAAATTAGACTTCGCCACTACTTTTTTCTAGGAGAATGAACGTGAATCATCAAACGTTTCGTAGCCGTCAAAAATCAATTGAAATTAATGGCATCATCGATGAGTCGCTCACGGTTGCCTATACCGATGTCGGCAAGGGTGACCCAGTGTTGCTACTGCACGGAATCCCAACGTGGTCATATCTGTTTCACGAGATCATCGAGCCGCTATCGGAACGTTATCGCGTCATCGCGCCGGACTTGATCGGCTATGGGTACTCGGATCGTCGGGACCGATTTGATCGCTCGATCGCGGTCCAGGCTGATGTGATCGAACGCTTTCTCGCTGAGCTCGATATCGAAAGTGCCCATTTCGTTGCCCATGACATTGGTGGCGGCGTCGCCCTGATTCTCGCCGATCGCGTGCCGAAACTCGTTCGTTCGATGGTGCTTTCCAATAGTGTCGCCTACGATAGCTGGCCTGTTGATGAGATGCTCACGCTGGGCCATCCTCGCAATGCGAAGATGAAGCCCGAAGAGATGAAGGAGCTGTTGGAGAAAGCGTTCGAGTTCGGTTTGTCACGCCCTGAAAGACTGACGGACGAATTTCGCGAGGGAGTGATGGCGCCATATCTGGATCCAGAGGGAATCGTCAGCTTGGTACGTAACGCATCGAGCCTGAATACGAACCACACTACGCCGTTGACCGATCGATTGAGTCGAATGTCTCAACCGACACGCTTGCTGTGGGGCGTCGACGATCGTTGGCAACCGGTTTCGACCGCTGAACGCTTGATCAGGGATATGCCCCATGCGGAATTGCACCCGATTAAGAATTGTTCGCACTGGGTGCCTCAAGACGCTCCCGAAGATTTCACAGCCTTGACTCTCGATCTGTTGAATCAGTTTTAGCAAGGCGATCCGTGCGATTCACGAGCTCGCTGAAAAGCGGTTGCCCGAAACGGACGATCCCGGGTCTCACCGGATCGACGTGGGCGAGCGATGACGCCTGCACGCCCAGCCGGAATCGGCTCCGGCAGACTTCGACGCACCCCAGGACGGATGAGCAACTCAATGAATTGCTGCATCGTTGCAGAAAGAGCTAAGCCTGCCGAATCAATTCGCCGCTTTGCACGGCGGTTCGCCCCAGGATGGCCGCGGCCGTGCTAGCGATCGCGTGCTCAAGCTCGAACGGTGCTTCTCCAGCGCGTAGGCTTGCGATTAATTCGTTGAACTGACGCTGCCAGCCTTTGCCTGGGATTTCTTTGGCCTCGCTTTGCCAGATCAGTTTTCCGTCGGAGTTGTGAATGGCGGCGCGCGACATATCACATGTCCCGTGCGTGCCATGGAAGAACTCGCCCAGGTTCCGGCCACCTCGCGTTTGACGACACTGTGAGATCATTGGGAAGTTGTTCGGGTAGGTAAACTCGATGAGCTGGTATGCCGACACGTCTCCACTGGCATTCCCAAACCCCTGGGCCGCGACGGGACCGTGGCCGAGTACCCAATTCACAATATCGAGACTCTGTACGTGTCGATCCTCTTGGGAGTCACTGCTGTAGGTACGCGCGTAAATCAGATCGCCGATAACACCGTCGCGCAGCTTTGCCACGCACTCGCGGGTGCGTAGTTCGTGCCGTCGTTGATGACCGACGGCAACAGCGAGTCCGGAGGTTTGGGCCAACCGTCCGGCGTCTGCGATACGTTGCACATCATGGCTATTGATTGCGATTGGGCATTCCATGAAAACATGTTTGCCCGCCCGGACAGCTTCTTCAAAGTGCCCGGCACGGGATGCGGGCGGAGTCGCCAAGATCACGAGGTCCACGTCACTCGCGAGGACTCCACGCCAGCCATCAGGGCCGACGAAGCGGCGACTACCCACGTCCACGCTGTCACGATGGCGTCCTTTGACGGTCCTGTATGCTGTCTGCAGTTGACTTGAGGATGTGTCGGCCATGGCGACCAAATGGACGCCGGAAAAATCATTGCAATCGCTTAAGCCATTCCGGCCTGCCGTGATCGCTTCGATGACGGCAGCTTTGCCGCGGGCGCCGCAGCCGATCAAGCCGATGCGGATGCGATCGCTACCGCCTAAGTGCACACCCGCGTGCGCGCCAACGTTCGCCAAAATCGATCCACCCGTCGCCACCGCAGCCGCACCGCCCAGGGCCACGGTGCTGCCCAACGCCATGGTGCTCCGCGCGAAGAACTCTCGGCGGTTTCCAGCAACGCGTTCCACGTGAGCTGCCAGCGGCGAGGACGTTGGCGGTGAGCCCGTATTACGCTCGCGCGAGAGGGGTGTTTTCTTGGTCAAAAGACTGCGATCGGGGCGGGAGAATCAGGTGGGCGGGTGAGAAATGAAGCAGGTTAACCGAGACTGGTGTCGGCGGAGTGCTCAGTCAGCAGTCATTGCAAAGCAAGGGGGGCGTGCCGAACCAGGACCCTGAGCAGCCGGTTCACGCTGCCGACGCCATTTCTAAACGTAGAAGCAGGTGTCACTTATTATACGCGGCAAACGAGTCGATGGGCACCATAAAACGCTGTCAAATCATCTTGTCCAGCCCTGTGCTGAGCGGCGTGAGCGGGCGAGCGAGGATTTTTTTCATTTTCGTAATATCCGGACAGCGACGGGTCATGTCACCTTCAGCCAGGGGATCAGTGTGCACGATCCGAGATTTGCTGCCGACTTTGTCGATGATCCGTTGGGCGAGGTCGAGCACGCTGATTTCCACGTCGCTGCCGATATTGATGATTTCGCCAGCTAGAGATTCATCGGCCAAAATCCTTTCAGTCGTATCGAGATTGTCTTCGATGTAGCAAAACGTCCGTGTCTGCGACCCATCCCCATAAATCGTGATGTCGCGATTGGCGCGGGCTGCTGCGATGAATTTGGGGATCACGAAATCCGTCGTCTGCTTTGGTCCGTAGGTGTTGAAAAACCGGAAAACGTTGAAGGGTAAGCCGAACTCTTGATGGTAAGAACGGAAATACGATTCACCCAGGTTTTTGATGATGGCGTAAGGCAACCGAGAGTTGAGCGGCGTCGTCTGTTCGTGTTGAGGCAGCTCGACCGGTTCCCCGTAAACCTCACTGCTGCTGGCGTAGAAGACTCGCCGTACGCCGGTGTTTTTAGCCAGCAGGAGCACGTTACGAATCCCATCGATGTCGCGAAGTACCGCGACCGGGTTGGCCAACGTCCGTTGCACGCCGACGAGTGCGGCGTAGTGAAATACCACATCGAAACGATGCGCCGTCATGATCGGTGAGAGATCGTTCAGATCGTTCACGTCCGCTTTGATGAAGCGAAAATTGGCCGGCGGCGGTGTCGGTAGTTTTTGCAAGCTCCCAGTAACTAAATTGTCCACCACCACGACCTCGTTGTGCGGTGACGCTGCCAATCGACATGCGAGCGACCCGCCGACATTGCCCGCCCCGCCGGTGATCAAAATTCGTTGGCGTGCGGCAGGCTGATGAGGCATTGATGGAGAACTTTGCGAGGGAGAGCTGGAGTTGAAAACCAAGAGATTTCGTGCCGATCGTTGGTGAAATTTAACAGATGCCAGCAGCAAACCGAATCGGGGGCGCGGTGAATCCATCAGCCACCATCAGGTTATCGCCACCAAGGTGTCATGTGCGGCTATACATCCTTGCCAGAGCGACTATTTTGGGAACTCCGATTCCAACGCCCTGATTCGTCAGTTTTTTGCTTGTCCATGCCCTCACCTCCTCCCTTGTCACGACGTCTCCGGGTGATCCTGAGCGTATTGATTCTCGTTCATTTGGCCGCGGTCTTTGCACCTCCGATGGCTTTCCAGAGTCGTGGCCCGCGCGGGTTGTCACCCTCGGTATCGAATCTGCTCGCGCCGCTGGCGGCTTATGGTCAATTCCTATATCTGGACCGCGGATACGCGTTCTTCGCCCCTGACCCAGGCCCCAGCCATCTACTGCGCGTCGAAGTTGGGGGCGCTGATGCAGGTGGAGCGGCCGCGTCGAGTTCTGCCGCAGCGGACGCTGCCGAGATTCACTGGTATCCAGATCTGAACGAGCAGTGGCCACGACTGTCGTACCATCGCCATTTCATGTTGGCTGAGTTTCTCAATGACTCCTACCAACCGCAGCTGCCCGCCGATGCGGCGCAGTTAGTGGGACCTGAATTGCCGCTGGGTGAACTGCAGGTGTGGCGGTTGGGTCGCCGACGCTACGACATGATCCTCGCCTCGATGACCCGCCATCTGCAAACCGAATTCGGTGATCGTTCGATCAAGATCGACCGTGTGGAACACCTACTACCTGATTTCGTGGCCTATGCTTCCAGCCCGGTGCCGCTCGACGACCCCGCGGCCTATGTCGTGCTCGAGGACATCCCGATCAGCATGGAAGCACTGCTGGACGTGCAGCCCGAGACCTTACCGCCAGTGTCTCCGCTGCGTACGGCGCCTGACGAGGTGGTCCCGAATGATTCCATGCCCGGTCCTGTTCGCCCCGCCAGACAGCGGTTATTTCGCGACGACCCCGGTTCAGATGGTCCCGTGGGAGGACAAACCAAATGAGCCGACTCTCACAATTTGTCGCTGAGCAGCGACGTCAACTCAAGCAGTCAACACTTGAATTCGCATCCGCTTGGAATGCGTTTTGGTTCTGTCCTCGTCCGATCGAGATCCTGGCCTTGCTGCGGATTATTGCCGGGGCAATGTTGCTGTACACGAACCTGGTGCTGGCAGCGGATTTGGGAACATTTATCGGTGTCGATGCGTGGATCAACAACGACACCGCGCGTGCGCTGCACGATGGCAGCCTGGGTGAAGCCACCGCCGCGTGGTCTTACCTTTGGAGTGTTGATAGCTCCGCATTGCTGTTGGTCCATCAACTGATGGTGATCCTGGTATCGGCGTCATTCATGCTCGGATTATTTACCCGGATCACAGGACCGCTGGCATGGTGGTTTCAACTGATGATTGTGCATCGATTACTGGGGAGTCTATTCGGGCTCGATCAGATTCTGACCTATTGCGTGATGTATCTCGCGTTCACACCTTGCGGCAGTGTTTTTTCGGTCGATGCGTGGTTGCGACGCCGGATCATTGGTAATTCTCAGCGGCCTGTTTCGAAAGTTTTGGCGTGGCTATGGCCTGAAGAACGGCCGACGGTAACAGCGAATGTTGCCACACGATTGCTGCAATTGCATCTCTGCATGATCTATCTGTTCGGAGGGCTGGCGAAAGCACGTGGCCAGATGTGGTGGGATGGTACGGCGTTGTGGTATGCCGTGGGGAACTATGAATATCAGTCATGGGACGCAACGTTCATTGCGGCCTACCCCAGCCTGTTCACTGCTCTGACGCACGTGACGTTGTTTTGGGAGATTTTCTACTGCGCACTGGTGTGGCCGCGCTGGACGCGTCCATTCACGTTGGCGATTGCGGTAGCCGTTCACGCTGGCATTGGGCTGGGGTTGGGGATGGCGACATTTGGAATCATGATGATCGCCGCCAATGGAGTCTTCATCAGCCCCGAATTGATCCGGCGTTGGCGGCGTTCGGACCGGCTGGTGGGCGATGCCGACAGCCACGCAAGCGGTGAGGGCCGCCGCACGACAGATCAGGCCGCGGGACTGGCAATCGAGTGAACCGCTGCGGCGGCTCCCACGATCACTTTCGTCTCACGGTACAGACGGAAAAATCTGAT of the Allorhodopirellula heiligendammensis genome contains:
- a CDS encoding TetR/AcrR family transcriptional regulator, translated to MPWEKSFDESDVIERAMEVFWEKGYAATSISDITSATGIKRGSLYNAFDGKHDIFIRALQKYGDERRTSKLQILETVDDPCEAIALFFDFTVESTLNDPERKGCLLFNTALDYSLHDDDVKRVVSDGIQEVVTFFERQITRGKERGDIPDTVEVRPTAKALVALVVGIRVLGRGAIEKTALRQISCQAIRLIS
- a CDS encoding haloacid dehalogenase type II, with protein sequence MKTRSISLAVSMFVMGLTGNAYGQVASGAVSTRGGQPMPTPKILIFDVNETLLDLTPLKASVGEALHGREDLLPLWFSTILHYSLVETLSGEYHSFGEIGTAALMMVAETKGIELTSDRAKEAIVTPLRSLPPHADVIAGLRALKDDGFRIVSLTNSSAIGVETQFRNAGLIDLFETRYSVDSVKKFKPHPDTYRFVLKELGVQPEEVLMVAAHAWDLAGAKNVGLQTAFIARPGKTLYPNVAKPDYVVSDLAELQKALKVSSQRDQANSLEKPNAPTAVGDTASLSAQLQEKAAANAANYPADVVQTYAQGIEIVRATDIEESAKQVGEMAIDAQLSGWKGEQVRLSDLWQDGPIVLMWYRGGWCPYCNLQLRAMQQAIDQIEHAGAKLVVLTPELPEKARATAEANELDIVALHDRDSAVARKYGLVFQLPEVIIPAYRDKLRLPEYNGNDAMELPLSATYVIDKSGRITFAFLDADYKKRAEPADVIKAVQAAAR
- a CDS encoding alpha/beta fold hydrolase, yielding MNHQTFRSRQKSIEINGIIDESLTVAYTDVGKGDPVLLLHGIPTWSYLFHEIIEPLSERYRVIAPDLIGYGYSDRRDRFDRSIAVQADVIERFLAELDIESAHFVAHDIGGGVALILADRVPKLVRSMVLSNSVAYDSWPVDEMLTLGHPRNAKMKPEEMKELLEKAFEFGLSRPERLTDEFREGVMAPYLDPEGIVSLVRNASSLNTNHTTPLTDRLSRMSQPTRLLWGVDDRWQPVSTAERLIRDMPHAELHPIKNCSHWVPQDAPEDFTALTLDLLNQF
- a CDS encoding Gfo/Idh/MocA family protein, with amino-acid sequence MTKKTPLSRERNTGSPPTSSPLAAHVERVAGNRREFFARSTMALGSTVALGGAAAVATGGSILANVGAHAGVHLGGSDRIRIGLIGCGARGKAAVIEAITAGRNGLSDCNDFSGVHLVAMADTSSSQLQTAYRTVKGRHRDSVDVGSRRFVGPDGWRGVLASDVDLVILATPPASRAGHFEEAVRAGKHVFMECPIAINSHDVQRIADAGRLAQTSGLAVAVGHQRRHELRTRECVAKLRDGVIGDLIYARTYSSDSQEDRHVQSLDIVNWVLGHGPVAAQGFGNASGDVSAYQLIEFTYPNNFPMISQCRQTRGGRNLGEFFHGTHGTCDMSRAAIHNSDGKLIWQSEAKEIPGKGWQRQFNELIASLRAGEAPFELEHAIASTAAAILGRTAVQSGELIRQA
- a CDS encoding NAD-dependent epimerase/dehydratase family protein, translated to MPHQPAARQRILITGGAGNVGGSLACRLAASPHNEVVVVDNLVTGSLQKLPTPPPANFRFIKADVNDLNDLSPIMTAHRFDVVFHYAALVGVQRTLANPVAVLRDIDGIRNVLLLAKNTGVRRVFYASSSEVYGEPVELPQHEQTTPLNSRLPYAIIKNLGESYFRSYHQEFGLPFNVFRFFNTYGPKQTTDFVIPKFIAAARANRDITIYGDGSQTRTFCYIEDNLDTTERILADESLAGEIINIGSDVEISVLDLAQRIIDKVGSKSRIVHTDPLAEGDMTRRCPDITKMKKILARPLTPLSTGLDKMI
- a CDS encoding HTTM domain-containing protein, encoding MSRLSQFVAEQRRQLKQSTLEFASAWNAFWFCPRPIEILALLRIIAGAMLLYTNLVLAADLGTFIGVDAWINNDTARALHDGSLGEATAAWSYLWSVDSSALLLVHQLMVILVSASFMLGLFTRITGPLAWWFQLMIVHRLLGSLFGLDQILTYCVMYLAFTPCGSVFSVDAWLRRRIIGNSQRPVSKVLAWLWPEERPTVTANVATRLLQLHLCMIYLFGGLAKARGQMWWDGTALWYAVGNYEYQSWDATFIAAYPSLFTALTHVTLFWEIFYCALVWPRWTRPFTLAIAVAVHAGIGLGLGMATFGIMMIAANGVFISPELIRRWRRSDRLVGDADSHASGEGRRTTDQAAGLAIE